GCCGCTGGGTCTGGAGCAGACCTTGCGCGACGGCGGCCAGATCAGCCTGGCTGTGGAATCGGCGCCTTATCAGCAGCCGCTGCAAAGCCAGCTGACGGTCTACCTCGATGCGGGTGAGCCGTCGCTGAAGGCCCTGGGCGCGTTCCGCGTGGACGACCTGGGCGACAGCCTGGCGCTGAAGTCGCTGCAGCAGGCGGTGCCGTCCACCGACCGTTCGTCGGTTTCGGTGACGCGTCGCCTCAGCACGCCGGTGACGATCCGGGAAGGCGTCACCGCGACGCTGGACCTGGAACTGCTGGCCGATGGCACGCTGCGGGTCAGCGCCTCGTCCGAGGCCGCCGGTCTCGGCGAGGACCTGGTCTCCGCGCTGGCGCTCACCGCGCTGAAGCGTCAGACCGGCGTCGCGCCGACCAGCGTCCGCGCGGTGGTGCTGCGCTGGCGCGCTTGAGGCGGCGGCGTCCGCTCGGTGGTGGCGACATGATGTGGCCCCGCTGAGCAGGCGCTGACGCCGTGCCGGGGGGTGAAGGGGGGCTGTCGCTGGCGTCCGCCCACCCGGTACCGCTCAACGAAAAGGGTCGACCCAGGTCGGCCCTTTTTCATGGTGGCCGCGGGGGCGTGGCCCACGCTTGGCGCAGGGGCGCCCCGCGGCGGTGGCGCGACCTCGCATCCGCTATGCTTCTGGCCTTTTCCCCCGCAGGTCACGGGTCCGCCAAGGCGGCCAGGCTTCGATCCCCATGATTCTTCTGGCGCCCATGGAGGGCTTGCTGGACCACATGCTGCGCGACACGCTCACCCGCGTCGGCGGCGTGGACCGCTGTGTCTCCGAGTTCATCCGCGTCACCGACCAGTTGCTGCCGCGCCGCGTGTTCACCCGCATCGTGCCGGAGCTGCTCAACGGTGGCCGGACGGCGGCCGGCGTGCCGGTGCGGGCCCAGTTGCTGGGGTCCGATCCGGTTTGCCTGGCCGAGAACGCCGCGCGGCTCGCCACGCTGGATCCCGCTGGCATCGACCTGAACTTCGGCTGCCCGGCCAAGACCGTCAACCGCCATCGCGGCGGCGCGGTGCTGCTGGACGAGCCCGAGCTGGTGCATGAGATCGTCGCCGCCGTCCGGCGCGCCGTGCCGGCGGCCATGCCGGTCTCGGCCAAGATGCGCCTGGGCAACGAAGACCGCGGTCGCATGCTCGAATGCGCCCAGGCGATTGCCTCGGCCGGTGCCTCGGAACTGGTGGTCCACGGCCGCACCAAGCGCGACGGCTACAAGCCGCCTGCCTATTGGGACCAGATCGCCGTGATCCGCGAGGCGATCGGCATCTCGGTGGTGGCCAATGGCGAGGTCTGGACCGTCGAGGACGCCCATCGCTGTCTGGCCGAATCCGGTTGCGACGCGGTGATGCTCGGCCGCGGCATGGTGGCCGATCCCGGCCTGGCGCTGGCGCTGCGTGCCTCGCTGGCGGGGCAGGGCGCTTCGGCGCGCTCCGGCGCGACGCGCGGTCCGCAGGATCCCGCCGGAACATCCTTCGAAACATCCGCCGGACCGCCCGCGCTGCCCTGGGCCGAGTTGCTGCCGCTGATGCACGGCTTCTTCACGCAGGTGCGT
The Roseateles amylovorans genome window above contains:
- a CDS encoding tRNA-dihydrouridine synthase, whose translation is MILLAPMEGLLDHMLRDTLTRVGGVDRCVSEFIRVTDQLLPRRVFTRIVPELLNGGRTAAGVPVRAQLLGSDPVCLAENAARLATLDPAGIDLNFGCPAKTVNRHRGGAVLLDEPELVHEIVAAVRRAVPAAMPVSAKMRLGNEDRGRMLECAQAIASAGASELVVHGRTKRDGYKPPAYWDQIAVIREAIGISVVANGEVWTVEDAHRCLAESGCDAVMLGRGMVADPGLALALRASLAGQGASARSGATRGPQDPAGTSFETSAGPPALPWAELLPLMHGFFTQVRGQVAARHQAGRLKQWLHYLRRRYPEAEAAYQQVRTINESDALSLALFGDVRPKDPVDAPGAASALVTTASSDAPTLLVA